Proteins encoded in a region of the Streptomyces sp. NBC_00258 genome:
- a CDS encoding response regulator transcription factor, protein MAHLLVVEDDPALRSALVRALRDKGHAVATAPSGMAGLDAAVTSPPDLVVLDLGLPDVDGGQVLRMLRAVSDVPVIVATARDEEPQMVALLEGGADDYIVKPFGAAQLDARIKAVLRRLGQAEAEEPLRVGGLVVHPAAREVTLDGLPLDLTPREFDLLAHLARRAGQVVPRRELLAEVWQQPLGGADKTVDVHLSWLRRKLGETAQDPRYLHTVRTVGVKLAAPTPGTADAVDVTGKS, encoded by the coding sequence ATGGCTCACCTGCTGGTTGTGGAGGACGACCCCGCTCTGCGCAGCGCACTCGTGCGTGCTCTGCGGGACAAAGGTCACGCGGTCGCGACAGCGCCCAGCGGCATGGCAGGGCTCGACGCGGCCGTGACCAGTCCGCCGGACCTGGTCGTGCTGGACCTGGGGCTGCCGGACGTGGACGGCGGGCAGGTGCTGCGGATGCTGCGGGCCGTCAGCGACGTACCGGTGATCGTGGCGACCGCGCGGGACGAGGAGCCGCAGATGGTCGCCCTGCTGGAGGGCGGCGCCGACGACTACATCGTGAAGCCGTTCGGGGCGGCCCAGCTCGACGCGCGGATCAAGGCGGTGCTGCGGCGCCTGGGCCAGGCCGAGGCGGAAGAGCCGCTGCGGGTGGGTGGACTCGTCGTGCACCCGGCCGCCCGTGAGGTCACCCTCGATGGCCTCCCTCTCGACCTCACGCCCCGGGAGTTCGACCTGCTCGCCCATCTGGCCCGCCGCGCCGGTCAGGTCGTGCCCCGCCGCGAGCTCCTCGCTGAGGTCTGGCAGCAGCCGCTGGGCGGCGCCGACAAGACGGTGGACGTCCATCTGTCGTGGCTGCGGCGGAAGTTGGGGGAGACCGCCCAGGACCCGCGCTACCTGCACACGGTGCGCACCGTGGGGGTGAAACTGGCGGCGCCCACGCCTGGCACAGCGGACGCGGTCGACGTGACGGGCAAGTCCTAG
- a CDS encoding sensor histidine kinase yields the protein MRRRLLLLTGSTTALVLAALLVPLTLLTRTHAADRAIAEATARAQWVAATVGPSLAGGMRGAKAGDQMEQTLRSVNGPALPRTSLILADGTVVGSPARLTEAVRLARTGRAFTYEPPNGGRVVLVPVHGAPEGTAVVHVAVSRGQLHDGVLTSWLVLAGIGAALVLLGLVLADRLGTRIVGATRSLAATANRLSAGDLTARAEPQGPPELRLVADQLNRLAARIDELLAAERENAADLAHRLRTPVAALRLDAETLRDPAEGERIAASVAVLEHGVDEVIRRARRPLREAEPTADLPAAARERAAFWLPLAEDQNRAVDIDTPAGPLAVPVPPDELTAALDALIGNVLDHTPQGTGFRVTVRTTGDMAELLVEDEGPGFPDPGDGPYLTTRGTSGAGSTGLGLDIARRTAEEAGGAFEAANSPGAKVTLSFPTAAD from the coding sequence GTGCGGCGCCGGCTCCTGCTGCTGACCGGTTCCACCACTGCCCTCGTTCTGGCCGCTCTGCTGGTGCCCCTCACCCTGCTCACGCGGACGCACGCCGCCGACCGGGCCATCGCCGAGGCGACTGCGCGGGCACAGTGGGTGGCAGCGACGGTGGGGCCATCACTGGCAGGCGGGATGCGGGGAGCCAAGGCCGGCGACCAGATGGAACAAACCCTGCGGAGCGTCAACGGCCCCGCTCTGCCCAGGACCTCGCTCATCCTTGCCGACGGCACCGTCGTCGGTTCTCCCGCCCGGCTCACCGAGGCGGTCCGGCTGGCGCGCACCGGACGAGCGTTCACCTACGAGCCGCCGAACGGCGGGCGGGTCGTACTGGTCCCGGTGCACGGGGCCCCCGAGGGCACCGCGGTGGTGCACGTGGCGGTGAGCCGAGGGCAGTTGCACGACGGCGTCCTCACCTCGTGGCTCGTCCTGGCCGGAATCGGTGCCGCGCTCGTCCTTCTCGGCCTCGTTCTCGCCGACCGACTGGGCACCCGGATCGTGGGCGCGACACGCTCGCTCGCCGCGACGGCGAACCGGCTGTCCGCGGGCGACCTGACGGCCCGCGCAGAGCCGCAGGGCCCACCGGAACTGCGCCTGGTCGCAGACCAGTTGAACCGGCTCGCCGCCCGCATCGACGAACTCCTGGCCGCCGAACGCGAGAACGCCGCCGATCTCGCCCACCGTCTGCGCACCCCCGTCGCCGCCCTCCGGCTGGACGCCGAGACCCTGCGCGATCCCGCAGAAGGGGAACGGATCGCGGCGAGCGTGGCCGTACTGGAACACGGCGTCGACGAGGTCATCCGGCGGGCACGGCGCCCCCTGCGCGAGGCCGAGCCCACCGCCGACCTGCCGGCCGCAGCCCGCGAACGGGCCGCGTTCTGGCTCCCCTTGGCCGAGGACCAGAACCGCGCAGTCGACATCGACACCCCCGCCGGCCCCCTTGCGGTACCTGTACCGCCCGACGAACTCACCGCCGCGCTCGACGCATTGATCGGCAATGTGCTGGACCACACCCCCCAGGGCACAGGCTTTCGCGTCACGGTCCGAACGACGGGCGACATGGCGGAGCTCCTGGTGGAAGACGAGGGCCCCGGCTTCCCGGACCCTGGCGACGGCCCGTACCTCACCACCCGCGGAACCAGCGGCGCGGGGTCCACGGGACTCGGCCTGGACATAGCCCGCCGCACGGCGGAGGAGGCCGGCGGTGCCTTCGAGGCAGCCAACTCACCGGGGGCGAAAGTGACACTCTCCTTCCCGACCGCCGCCGACTGA
- a CDS encoding VTC domain-containing protein, protein MRDTSDALNVLESAAAAAHPVSLAELNAHAELLARHDNSYVVPAWLFEEFAVRLTDRRRPGGPPFFRVLDIDGRRCFRYRSTYYDTPTLRTFHDHRQQRRRRFRIRERVYEDSGERQFEVKLKSGRGETVKHRQRMSEGDRPLDGARRRFLAGVLRKAYGMLDVPEDLVPSLRTDYRRVTFVAEGQRVTCDAGLIVRDEATGRAASADGSVVLVETKTRGHLTEADRLLHAYGVRPAGFTKYSAGLAAVRPQLGANAWARAVRTVFPQAVRV, encoded by the coding sequence GTGAGGGACACGTCGGATGCCCTCAACGTCCTGGAAAGTGCCGCGGCCGCCGCGCACCCGGTGTCGCTGGCCGAACTCAACGCTCACGCCGAACTGCTGGCCCGGCACGACAACAGTTACGTCGTGCCGGCCTGGCTCTTCGAGGAATTCGCGGTCCGGCTGACCGACCGGCGTCGGCCGGGCGGCCCGCCCTTTTTCCGGGTTCTCGACATCGACGGCCGGCGCTGCTTCCGGTACCGCTCCACGTACTACGACACCCCCACGCTGCGCACCTTCCACGATCACCGTCAGCAACGCCGGCGCCGTTTCCGGATCAGGGAGCGGGTCTACGAGGACAGCGGGGAGCGGCAGTTCGAGGTCAAGCTCAAGAGCGGTCGAGGTGAAACGGTGAAGCACCGGCAGCGGATGTCCGAGGGCGACCGTCCACTGGACGGAGCGCGGCGCCGGTTCCTGGCCGGGGTGCTGCGGAAGGCGTACGGCATGCTCGACGTCCCGGAAGACCTCGTGCCGTCCTTGCGTACGGACTATCGGCGGGTCACGTTCGTGGCCGAGGGACAGCGGGTGACCTGTGACGCGGGGCTGATCGTGCGGGACGAGGCAACGGGCCGGGCGGCCTCGGCCGACGGCTCGGTGGTGCTCGTCGAGACGAAGACGCGCGGTCACCTGACGGAGGCGGACCGGCTGCTGCACGCCTACGGGGTGCGGCCGGCCGGGTTCACCAAGTACAGCGCCGGACTCGCCGCCGTGAGGCCGCAGTTGGGTGCGAACGCGTGGGCACGGGCGGTACGGACCGTGTTTCCCCAGGCGGTGCGGGTGTGA
- a CDS encoding DUF4956 domain-containing protein, translating into MDSTGNLGELAAHLGLDLIAVTLLTCGVFHPRHRRRELVPAYLALNVSLFAVVAALGRVGNTGGSALGFGLFGVLSIVRLRSDAVRHQEVAYYFTTLVLGLLCGLPGLGLDVAAGLAGVLLLVLYAADHPRLYARERRTVVTLDAVYEDEDALRGELRRRLGEPYGWTVREVDYVRDLTVVEVRYRQAGSVGATRTAASRISVPRAATKEPASW; encoded by the coding sequence ATGGACAGTACAGGCAATCTTGGAGAGTTGGCGGCCCATCTCGGGCTCGACCTCATCGCGGTGACATTGCTGACGTGCGGTGTCTTCCACCCCCGGCACCGCAGGCGGGAGCTCGTGCCCGCGTACCTCGCGTTGAACGTCTCCCTGTTCGCGGTCGTTGCCGCGCTGGGCCGTGTAGGGAACACCGGCGGGTCGGCCCTGGGGTTCGGGCTCTTCGGAGTGCTGTCGATCGTCCGGCTGCGCTCCGACGCGGTGCGGCATCAGGAGGTGGCGTACTACTTCACGACACTGGTTCTGGGCTTGCTGTGCGGGCTTCCGGGGCTGGGACTTGATGTGGCTGCAGGGCTCGCGGGTGTGCTGCTGCTCGTTCTGTATGCGGCCGATCATCCGCGCCTGTACGCGCGGGAGCGTCGCACGGTCGTCACACTGGACGCGGTGTACGAGGACGAGGACGCACTCCGCGGGGAGCTGCGGCGACGGCTCGGGGAACCGTACGGGTGGACGGTGCGCGAGGTGGACTATGTGCGGGACCTGACCGTGGTGGAGGTGCGATACCGGCAGGCGGGAAGCGTGGGGGCCACCCGCACGGCTGCTTCTCGGATTTCGGTGCCGCGCGCCGCGACGAAGGAGCCGGCCTCGTGGTGA
- a CDS encoding DUF1801 domain-containing protein, with translation MCAADAPAARFDTRNGQDGEQERGSGPVHGCPRSPQKETIEYLRAAVLGSDPGVTEHVKWKAPSFLRGGEDRVTFQLRAKKGVQAIFHRGAKVKYDRADFRFSDESGLLDWISSARATVIFQDLDDAKAKEEAFVTLVRSWVNA, from the coding sequence ATGTGCGCCGCCGATGCACCGGCGGCACGTTTCGACACCCGGAATGGACAAGATGGCGAACAAGAACGTGGAAGTGGACCAGTTCATGGCTGCCCTCGATCACCCCAGAAAGAGACGATCGAGTATCTGCGAGCCGCTGTCCTGGGATCGGATCCTGGCGTCACCGAACACGTGAAGTGGAAGGCGCCCAGCTTTCTCCGTGGAGGCGAGGACCGGGTGACCTTCCAGCTCCGGGCCAAGAAGGGCGTCCAAGCCATCTTCCATCGAGGTGCCAAGGTGAAGTACGACCGGGCGGACTTCAGGTTCAGTGATGAAAGTGGTCTGCTCGATTGGATCAGCAGTGCCAGGGCCACGGTCATCTTCCAGGACCTGGACGACGCCAAAGCCAAGGAGGAAGCCTTCGTGACCCTGGTCAGGAGCTGGGTCAATGCCTAG
- a CDS encoding aldo/keto reductase: MKHVSLGGLDVSRIGLGAMTMAGTYTTGGGLDDAESIRTIHRALDLGVTHIDTAEIYGPFHSEEIVGKAIKGRRDNVVVATKFGLVSHAGDGPGVIDSSAGNVKAAVEGSLKRLGTDHIDLYYQHRVAPNTPIEETIGALAELVAEGKVRHIGLSEAGPDTIRRAHAVHPVAALQTEYSLWTRDVEAEILPLLRELGIGFVPYSPLGHGLLTGQIRTVDDFADDDWRKTNPRFTGENFQRNLRIVDEVQAIGAEIGATPAQTALAWLLTRGDDIAPIPGTRRVARVEENTAAESVELSAAQLSRLNNLTPAAGERHDEANMASIDR, translated from the coding sequence ATGAAGCACGTATCACTGGGCGGGCTCGATGTCTCCCGCATCGGCCTGGGAGCCATGACCATGGCCGGCACGTACACCACCGGCGGAGGGCTCGATGACGCCGAGTCGATCCGCACCATCCACCGGGCCCTGGACCTCGGGGTCACCCACATCGACACCGCCGAGATCTACGGCCCCTTCCACAGCGAGGAAATCGTCGGTAAGGCCATCAAGGGCCGGCGGGACAACGTCGTCGTGGCGACGAAGTTCGGCCTCGTCTCCCACGCCGGCGACGGCCCCGGCGTCATCGACAGCAGCGCCGGCAACGTGAAGGCGGCGGTCGAGGGCTCACTCAAGCGGCTGGGCACCGACCACATCGACCTCTACTACCAGCACCGCGTCGCCCCCAACACACCCATCGAGGAGACCATCGGCGCGCTGGCCGAGCTGGTCGCCGAAGGCAAGGTCCGCCACATCGGACTCTCCGAGGCCGGCCCCGACACGATCCGCCGGGCACACGCCGTGCATCCGGTGGCCGCGCTGCAGACCGAATACTCGCTGTGGACCCGCGACGTCGAGGCCGAGATCCTCCCGCTGCTGCGTGAGCTGGGCATCGGGTTCGTGCCCTACTCCCCGCTCGGCCACGGCCTGCTGACCGGGCAGATCCGCACCGTCGACGACTTCGCCGACGACGACTGGCGCAAGACCAACCCGCGCTTCACCGGCGAGAACTTCCAGCGCAACCTGCGCATCGTCGACGAAGTACAGGCCATCGGCGCCGAGATCGGCGCCACCCCGGCCCAGACCGCACTGGCGTGGCTGCTGACACGCGGCGACGACATCGCCCCCATCCCCGGAACCCGCCGGGTCGCGCGCGTCGAAGAGAACACCGCCGCCGAAAGCGTCGAACTCAGCGCCGCTCAGCTCTCCCGGCTGAACAACCTCACGCCGGCCGCGGGTGAACGCCACGACGAGGCGAACATGGCCAGCATCGACCGCTGA
- a CDS encoding SDR family oxidoreductase, with translation MSKVILVTGAGRGLGTDIAREALAAGHRVVATGRRPEEVEKTLGGPQDNLLVTQLDVTSPEDAEVAAQAAVDRFGRVDVLINNAGSLFTGYFEEISPAQMRQQFETNLFGPMSVTRAVLPIMRRQRAGHVITITSTAGLVGMEFTSAYAASKFAEEGWMESLRYDVEPYNIHTTIVEPGYFRTEFLVDGSTAWPELSIDDYAPRTAARIAGMKSMNGRQPGDPAKLARALLTIAGQDKPLQRFVAGADAIEAAEAKANELLAQAHASRDLGGALAYDDAHV, from the coding sequence ATGAGCAAGGTCATTCTCGTCACCGGTGCCGGACGCGGTCTGGGAACGGACATCGCCCGCGAGGCCCTCGCGGCCGGCCACCGGGTCGTCGCCACCGGCCGCCGCCCCGAGGAGGTCGAGAAAACGCTGGGCGGGCCGCAGGACAACCTCCTGGTCACCCAGCTGGACGTCACCAGCCCGGAGGACGCCGAGGTCGCCGCGCAGGCCGCCGTCGACCGCTTCGGCCGCGTCGACGTCCTGATCAACAACGCCGGGAGCCTCTTCACCGGCTACTTCGAGGAGATCTCGCCCGCGCAGATGCGCCAGCAGTTCGAGACCAATCTCTTCGGCCCGATGAGCGTCACCCGCGCCGTCCTGCCGATCATGCGGCGGCAGCGTGCCGGCCATGTCATCACCATCACCTCGACCGCCGGCCTGGTCGGCATGGAATTCACCTCCGCCTATGCCGCCTCCAAGTTCGCGGAAGAGGGCTGGATGGAGTCGCTGCGCTACGACGTGGAGCCGTACAACATCCACACAACCATCGTGGAGCCCGGCTACTTCCGCACCGAGTTCCTCGTCGACGGCTCCACCGCCTGGCCCGAGCTCTCGATCGACGACTACGCCCCGCGCACCGCCGCGAGGATCGCGGGGATGAAGAGCATGAACGGCCGGCAGCCTGGCGACCCTGCCAAACTCGCCCGCGCGCTGCTCACCATCGCCGGACAGGACAAGCCCCTGCAGCGCTTCGTCGCCGGCGCGGACGCCATCGAAGCCGCCGAGGCCAAGGCGAACGAACTCCTCGCCCAGGCTCACGCCTCCCGCGACCTGGGCGGCGCCCTGGCATACGACGACGCCCACGTCTGA
- a CDS encoding helix-turn-helix domain-containing protein, giving the protein MAGRNDPQGGNRDIRDDFRAEIREFLGTRRARVTPEQVGLPVYGGERRRVTGLRREEVALLAGISSEYYTRMERGNATGVSESVIEGIAQALQLDEAERIHLLDLLRGAGTTRPPRRRPAQHRVRPAVQRVLDSMAGTPAFILSGRGDILAANDLGRALFSPVYADSARPPNNARFVFLSPHATEFFRHWDEVANDAVAMLRAEAGRDLYDRRLTDLIGELSTRSEEFRRRWAAHNVRMHTTGVKLLHHPVVGDLDLPFETFPLPDGPSQFLLTYTAEPHSPSQDALNLLASWAATNHDIERSALNNDSESADSAETPD; this is encoded by the coding sequence ATGGCAGGCAGAAACGACCCGCAAGGCGGCAACCGCGACATCCGTGATGATTTCCGTGCGGAGATCCGGGAATTCCTCGGCACGCGGCGTGCCAGGGTCACCCCGGAACAGGTCGGACTGCCCGTGTACGGGGGAGAGCGCCGACGGGTCACCGGCCTGCGCCGCGAGGAGGTCGCCCTGCTCGCGGGCATCTCCAGCGAGTACTACACGCGGATGGAGCGCGGCAACGCCACCGGTGTCTCAGAGAGCGTCATCGAAGGCATCGCGCAAGCACTGCAGCTCGACGAGGCCGAACGCATCCACCTGCTCGACCTTCTGCGCGGCGCCGGCACGACCCGTCCACCGCGCCGCCGCCCGGCCCAGCATCGTGTACGGCCTGCCGTGCAGCGCGTCCTCGACTCGATGGCCGGCACGCCCGCGTTCATTCTCAGCGGACGCGGGGACATCCTGGCCGCCAACGACCTCGGGCGCGCCCTGTTCTCCCCCGTCTACGCCGACTCGGCACGGCCGCCGAACAACGCCCGGTTCGTCTTCCTCAGCCCGCACGCGACCGAGTTCTTCCGCCACTGGGACGAAGTCGCCAACGACGCGGTCGCCATGCTGCGCGCGGAGGCCGGCCGTGATCTCTACGACCGGCGGCTGACGGACCTGATCGGGGAGCTGTCCACCCGCAGCGAGGAATTCCGTCGCCGCTGGGCGGCCCACAACGTCCGGATGCACACCACCGGCGTGAAGCTCCTCCACCACCCGGTCGTCGGCGACCTCGACCTGCCCTTCGAAACCTTCCCGCTCCCCGACGGCCCCAGCCAGTTCCTCCTCACCTACACCGCCGAGCCCCACTCACCCTCGCAGGACGCCCTGAACCTGCTGGCCAGCTGGGCCGCGACCAACCACGACATCGAGCGGTCCGCCCTGAACAACGACTCCGAGTCGGCCGACTCGGCCGAGACACCCGACTGA
- a CDS encoding DUF6215 domain-containing protein → MLGFLLRLLPFWVREPLLIAVGSVLGVRIMYLAVHDHDRVAAGLGVVFLVFTAVRIHAVVRALRARRNPRPAASADGTAVDTAAQAQAQGGAGPRPGPATPEKEHNAWGQAVAAVAVVGALGAALWVAPSVMPSDDIASQPASCSGEAREELPRAYRQTPQPVTGEELCKALNRPDLAKLLETPGETTTTASGTSNTAPLTDGKVAQPEAEVAFDTYSVNVSATYNELSIDQYVKLMKFGDEQDIKTLAVLGRPAVLSSAHTMKIEINLGSGGSGGPVEQGPLARTLSVAMDRKDRGGYCEITVWSKSGALPNDGVLLDIAGKVLARIPERPVR, encoded by the coding sequence ATGCTCGGTTTCCTTCTCCGCCTCCTGCCGTTCTGGGTCCGCGAGCCCCTGCTCATCGCGGTCGGGTCCGTTCTCGGCGTACGCATCATGTATCTCGCCGTCCACGATCACGATCGGGTCGCGGCGGGTCTTGGCGTGGTGTTTCTCGTGTTCACCGCAGTACGCATCCACGCGGTGGTCCGGGCCCTGCGCGCGCGCCGGAACCCGCGTCCGGCAGCCTCCGCAGACGGGACGGCGGTCGATACTGCCGCCCAGGCCCAGGCCCAGGGCGGAGCCGGGCCGCGGCCCGGCCCGGCCACCCCGGAGAAGGAGCACAACGCATGGGGCCAGGCCGTTGCGGCCGTGGCCGTGGTCGGGGCACTGGGGGCCGCCCTGTGGGTGGCCCCCAGTGTGATGCCGTCGGACGACATTGCCTCGCAGCCCGCCTCGTGTTCGGGCGAGGCACGCGAGGAGCTGCCGAGGGCCTACAGACAGACGCCCCAGCCTGTGACCGGTGAAGAGCTGTGCAAGGCGCTCAACCGGCCAGACCTGGCCAAGCTCCTGGAAACGCCGGGAGAGACCACGACCACTGCTTCCGGCACCAGCAACACCGCTCCTCTGACTGATGGGAAGGTCGCCCAGCCGGAGGCCGAGGTCGCGTTCGACACGTACAGCGTGAATGTCTCGGCCACTTACAACGAGCTGTCGATCGACCAGTACGTGAAGCTGATGAAGTTCGGGGACGAGCAGGACATCAAGACGCTTGCGGTTCTCGGTCGGCCCGCGGTCCTCTCCTCGGCTCACACCATGAAGATCGAGATCAATCTCGGGAGTGGCGGATCCGGCGGACCGGTCGAACAAGGCCCCCTGGCCAGAACGCTGTCCGTGGCCATGGACCGCAAAGACCGGGGCGGCTACTGCGAAATCACTGTGTGGAGCAAGTCCGGAGCACTCCCGAACGACGGCGTTCTCCTCGACATCGCCGGCAAGGTTCTCGCGAGGATCCCGGAGCGACCTGTCCGATGA
- a CDS encoding DUF6924 domain-containing protein: MYYQEFIDFPPPREFRSVPVGVHGVHANLSISNMDFAEFTEAAFRDPGTTLWRNRVAAGQEEGCSTPVLCSAVAPSRCRWRVSRTIRSSISSRASRSSRSSASR; encoded by the coding sequence ATGTACTACCAGGAGTTCATCGACTTTCCGCCACCTCGCGAATTCCGGAGCGTTCCGGTCGGCGTCCACGGCGTGCACGCAAATCTGTCGATCAGCAATATGGACTTCGCGGAGTTCACAGAGGCAGCGTTCCGCGATCCCGGCACAACGCTCTGGCGCAACAGGGTGGCGGCCGGTCAGGAAGAGGGCTGCTCCACCCCCGTGCTCTGTTCGGCCGTGGCCCCGTCCCGGTGCCGGTGGCGGGTCTCACGCACGATCAGGTCCAGCATCTCGTCCAGGGCGAGCCGCAGTTCGCGTTCGTCGGCATCGCGCTGA
- a CDS encoding DUF1996 domain-containing protein, producing the protein MRRNARKRSKTTGGKLMAAAAALTLGAGGLVVVNVYASAHETSDADTLKRSSQGGTGQAAASEASTIDCPDVGDRLQQVPEQARAEVDRELASLDNQISEAYQRLQSSTRAMQQDSGFANNAIMGPLKDKRVATIDRIALSIGRVGNKPQGLESLAACSLRAADGQNGQEQGQGNGQGEEQGNGQGQPADGGQTGNGPVAADFVDITAVQPNVATPRRSKQASRGTFTTQCGVNENKLYNSDNVIVAPGVDNGAHHTHDYVGNQANDAFADNDDFAGGETTCQNPGDKSSYYWPVLRLQDGTEEFDAKQQGGGAEGNTGKILTASEVTLDYVGNASNKVVAMPKFLRIITGDAKAFTNGTTNANAAWSCTGFEDRQLTDKYPVCPEGSSLVRTSKFQSCWDGQNIDSANHRAHVAFADPKSGACPSGFKAIPQLVQRLVYDVDAPSLDDNGQSSPFYAVDGFPEQMHKPITDHGDFVNVFDEQLMTEMVQCINTGRKCQ; encoded by the coding sequence ATGCGGCGCAACGCGCGCAAACGCTCGAAGACCACTGGTGGCAAACTCATGGCTGCCGCTGCGGCTCTCACTCTGGGAGCAGGCGGACTGGTGGTCGTGAACGTGTACGCCTCCGCCCATGAGACGTCGGACGCCGACACCCTCAAACGATCGTCTCAAGGTGGGACCGGCCAAGCTGCGGCGTCGGAGGCCTCGACCATTGACTGCCCTGATGTCGGTGACCGGCTGCAGCAGGTGCCGGAACAGGCCCGGGCGGAGGTCGACAGGGAACTCGCTTCACTGGACAACCAGATCTCCGAGGCGTACCAGAGGCTGCAGAGTTCGACCCGGGCCATGCAGCAGGACAGCGGCTTCGCGAACAACGCCATCATGGGTCCCCTCAAGGACAAGCGAGTCGCGACGATCGACCGGATCGCCCTTTCCATCGGCCGAGTGGGGAACAAGCCGCAGGGCCTTGAGTCACTGGCCGCCTGTTCGCTGCGCGCTGCCGACGGTCAGAACGGCCAGGAGCAGGGCCAGGGGAACGGTCAGGGGGAAGAGCAGGGCAACGGGCAGGGGCAGCCCGCCGACGGCGGACAGACAGGCAACGGGCCTGTCGCAGCGGACTTCGTCGACATCACCGCTGTCCAGCCCAACGTGGCAACACCCCGCCGTTCGAAGCAGGCTTCCCGGGGGACCTTCACGACCCAGTGCGGCGTGAACGAGAACAAGCTGTACAACAGCGACAACGTCATCGTCGCACCCGGTGTGGACAACGGTGCTCACCACACGCACGACTACGTCGGCAACCAGGCGAACGACGCGTTCGCCGACAACGACGACTTCGCCGGCGGCGAGACGACATGCCAGAACCCGGGTGACAAGTCCTCCTACTACTGGCCGGTCCTCCGACTGCAGGACGGCACCGAGGAATTCGACGCCAAGCAACAGGGCGGCGGCGCCGAGGGCAATACCGGCAAGATCCTCACCGCATCAGAGGTGACTCTGGACTACGTGGGCAACGCGAGCAACAAGGTCGTGGCCATGCCCAAGTTCCTGCGGATCATCACCGGCGACGCCAAGGCGTTCACCAACGGCACCACGAACGCCAACGCGGCCTGGAGCTGCACCGGTTTCGAGGACCGCCAGCTCACGGACAAGTACCCGGTGTGCCCCGAGGGCAGCAGCCTGGTGAGGACGTCCAAGTTCCAGAGCTGCTGGGACGGCCAGAACATCGACAGCGCCAACCACCGCGCCCACGTCGCGTTCGCCGATCCGAAGTCGGGCGCCTGTCCCAGTGGCTTCAAAGCCATTCCTCAGCTCGTGCAGCGGCTGGTCTACGACGTGGACGCGCCCAGCCTCGACGACAACGGCCAGTCCAGCCCGTTCTACGCGGTGGACGGCTTCCCGGAGCAGATGCACAAGCCCATCACGGATCACGGTGACTTCGTCAACGTCTTCGACGAGCAGCTGATGACCGAGATGGTCCAGTGCATCAACACCGGCCGCAAGTGCCAGTGA